The genomic region gagacgattccgttttttacgggatggttggcaactcaactaactaaccttatgaataaaataaagttcacatagcacccacccagctgtatagaaactccgtcatgctagctagtacacagtacgagttattgtaactgactgtaaaaagttagcacaacgaaaataaactacacctaaacttagtttatatctgacccagatagactgcaggtcataacttcttacctgaagttcagttcacctgacactcggaccagtggccgcctcgggtctctcctcctgcctcccctttccctcatccacctgccgGCCTCtatggaagctccgccatagccaccaccaaacaactgagttatttttacacatcagccagcatctggccaatccaccacctttcattgtttataccgttacaaaccccccccccccccccaaaaaaaaaacaaaacaaaaccatcggcccgtttaaaaacaaaaaatcacaaTCGGCCCATCGgacaaatgcccggtatgcccaatggccagtccagctatggttgtgccatcagttaacccttcgcgtgccacagctggcatGCGTggccagggttgccgacccctgcgcTAGACtgatgctgcaggttttgtctatCTCCAACCAAacttgactgaaccagcagtaaAACAAGGATCAAAACTACaattcacatttgataaacattGTCATTAATTtgctcttacttttgctgttttgcgtccaccacaataaaatcacacttcctgcacagcccTCTCTCTGTTTCCCCACTGCACACGACTTATGTACAAGTCGtgtgcgtttttttttttttttttttgtttgtttgtttgtttgtttgttcaaaaAATGACCTCCGACAAGAAagcttaatttatttttattttattttatttattttctttgataccgaagaaatgtaaacttttaaaatttatgcCAAATGCTtggctgtgtctctaataacacctctgtaactttgttctgcttcacttcagcagcattgGGTAATGTTCATAtattgattcatggttttcttcagtttttgttctactgcagaatatttctAAGGTGGTTATATGCTATAAATAGCCATTCCAGTAAAATccccttcatgtttttctgtgttttatcctcagttacttgacacaaaggcatctgctgtgatgcttacacctctgatgaaatctcaaaagtgtcagtactgataaatgatcagaattataatatttttgaCTGTTTGTTTCAAAATTTAatcaggaccttgtgaatcggaatcaaATCGATTATTGAagtcagtgatgatacccagccctagtgagtaccctaggcccgacagaagtggatgtagcgaTGGATGtagtggatgtgtgtgtgggtaGTGGGGAAAGATTAAATGAATGATTGATAACTTTTTAAggtaagttaaggcctgatccgtctgaaattcatagccagtgctatGACACAGAGCCATCAACCTCTCATGTTATGTCTAACACTGGTCTGGAGACGGCTTCAGATAATGAGCCACATATGATTGACTCAGAGCCAGAGCCCACTGAAAGTAAAAGGGGGAAAGTGTATACATTTCGAAGACAGTGGCTTGACCAGTTTCCCTGGCTAAAATACAGTAAAGCTGACAACATTATGCACTGCATTTACTGTCATGAATGCGGAAAGCCCATGGCCAACAATATTGGATTTGTGACTGGTGCTAATACGTTTCGAACTGAAATGctgtgtatccagaaaacacattatatgctgtgATAAATGGACTGCCCAGTATGGACAGcaatttccaaaaaaaaagaacacataaAACTGTGGGGTTAAGTGATGTGGTGGAAAAATttgggtgcgcctaacttttgtgctggtgcaCCTAAGGAAAAAAGTTAGGTGCACCAGTGCAACTGTGGCCAAAAGTTAGTGTAGAGCCCTGTAATCACAGTAAATGGcaccatggaaaaaaaaaaaaggcaatacATGAAGATTCTCAGCAACAACGTCAGACAGTCTGCAGAGAAAATTGGCCTTGGGCACCAGTGGACATTTCAGCACGACAATGACctaaaacacacagcaaaagtGGTGAAGAAATAGttagcagacaaaaacatggaagATGAATGGGCAAAATACTTGTGGAGACATGCAAAAAGCTGGTCTGCAATTATAGAAAGCGTTTGATTGCTGTAAAGGATTTTCTATTGATTACTGagaagggtatgaataattttgGACATGACactttttgctcaaatgtaaataaaagctgagaaatacttttttttccccccccccacAATGATGCCTCTTGTACATTGTCTTCTTATCCTTTGGGAGACGCCTGTGtcatttccattaaaaaaaaaaaaaaacttgaataaGTTGAATAACTGGTTGAATAAAATTAACTTTAAGTCAGAATTtgccaggggtatgaataattaagGGCTTGACTGTATACCTCGCTGATCTAACCAGAAATCCCATTTGTTCTATGCGTATCCCTAAATGGATTCCTCCTGCCTCTTTCTTCTTTGTTAACAGCATAAAGTGTGGCTTTAAttaaagatttcttttttaaagaactgTTGAAGAACTAATTCTGTGGAAACAAAGTCATGTCATGTGACAGGTTCACTAGTTTTAATCcaacagcaaaaataataataatagtaataataatagtaataataattattattagggatgcaccgataccggTATCGAGTATCGGATTCGAtaccacattttctaaagtactCGTACTCGTTAAAAGTCCCCCGATACCGGGGACCGATACCACGGTCTGAGAAATGTCTATGTTTGAGCGGCGTGTAAGGGGTTAATCACAGGCGCCGAGTGCCCGCCCCCAGGCCCCGGCTGCAGCTCAGAGTTGCAGCAAACTCTTGCAAGACGAGAGAAAATGTCCAGAGACAATCCACGTACTGTGAAAATAACACAGGCAATTATCGAGTACATTGCATTGAGTGACCAGCCACTCTCGGAGGTAGAAAATGTTGGATTCCTGCGTCTCCTCCATGTTCTGGAGCCCAGATATGATGTCCCAAGCCGCCACTACATGACTAAATGGAGCTGCCTAAACTACACAAGTCTGTGAAAAAACATATCCACAGCCTACTGCAAGCCTCCTCTGCGTTTAGTTTCACCACGGATATTTGGACAAGCAGTGTTAGCCCCGTGTCGCTAATTAGCTTAACCTCCCAGTGGATAGACGAGTTTCACGCCGCAACGAGCCATATTACATGCCAAACAATTCCGCGGCTCGTACACCAGCCAGGCTATAGCGCATGCATTTGAGGAAATGCTCCAGACATGGGGTATACATAAAACATGAGTACATGTTGTGCTTCGTGACAATGCCAAAAACATGATTAAAGCCATGAATGACGCAGGGCTCCCAAGTCTGCTGTGTGTCGCGCACACGCTCCAACTGGCTGTTCACGAGGGCTTATTAGCACAGAGGAGCATAGCTGATGCTATAGCAGTGGGGCGGAAAATAGTTGGGCATTTTAAACATTCCGCCTTAGCCTACTCCCGCCTCGAGGACATTCAGGGACAGCTCAACCAGCCAATAAAGAGACTGCAGCAGGACGTACAGACGCGCTGGAACAGTACGTATTACATGCTCCAGTCCCTCATAGAGCAAAAGCGAGTGCTGGGGGTGTATGTGTCCGAGCATGAACTCCCTGACTATCTCACCGCTCACCAATGGGCTCTTATGGAGAAGACTGTTGCCATCCTCGCACCTTTTGAGGAACTAACTAAAAAAGTGAGTAGCTGCGAAGCACTAGCCTCTGATGTCATCCCAGCTGTGACTGTGCTAGTGAGACTtctaaacagagaaacagacgaacaaattatttatataattattaataattatttattctgtaatatgttgcatacaacatgcttttcattttaaataaatgttcttaATTCCAAACTAGtgccttgtttgtttgttttttgttaaattatatgACTAAAGCTGTTACCTGtaaatttaaatcatgtttttattaagtaCTCGGTATCGGTATTGGCGAGTACTGAAATGCAAGTACTCGTACTCGTACTCGTTTTCCAAAAAgtggtatcggtgcatccctaattattattattatttcacttCCAGCTACACACAGAAAGTATATGCAGCCAGTAACATATTGTTGTTGTCCTGGCAGCAGTTAAGCCTGAGgccgccccctgctggctgttGGAGGAGTTTGTGGTGACGGAGGCGTGCGTGCGCTGCAGCGACTTCAATACTGTGAGTAATTTCAGTGCCACATAGGGCAGCGTCAACTCTCAGGTCACCACTGTTCAGAAATCAGCTGATCAAGTCATCGGACAGGCAGATGAAGTTATCTGGCAGATGgtcatgtgttttttgttttttttttcaattatttatttatttattttattttattttattttatttgaaaatacatttttatttatttattttttaaatagttacctaaagccccttttccattagtacatACCTGATTGGCTGCTCAGTGGCGTCATGAGTCAGGAGAGTCTTAGCCGATCAtagtatgacagtgtgaacagcacaaatccgatattttcaaatccgacctgggtcactttcgtatgtgtactgaatccgatacatatctgatgttttagtaaagcgctatacaaatacaggccatttaccatttaccattttagaaagcgactgctgtttgaatgctcatgtcgcattaaatccgtcttttacgccactgacacaagacagacgccaattatcagcgccggagaagcacCCGAGAAggcatcgtgaacgcttcctggccatccattgtagatgttagtgaaactgttgggaagacaacgttggagaaacgtgaacattttatttgtactgtataatctgcagattctgacagaaatctgcaactatcctttgaagcaccgctcctctctaaaacagcaacaaggacaattattaggccatatgtaaataactttataacttaaagcaaaattgggaaacgtaaagtccggaacaagtctttatattaagggccatcagtcaaacaatactgtttggtctgggtctaaacagagcgcgttgtgtgtgacgtcttcttttgtgcATGCGGGATGCTTGGAGGGTTCACACTAgcgcgcgtttgctgtcacattttatttgtagtgtgaacaagcagacaaaacaatCGGATTtcatcaaaaaatcggaattaagcattaagacctgcagtgtgaacgtagccttattcaAGAAAATCATACCAACCTCTTTTTGAAACCCGGCAATGAGAGAAATGGCTACAAAAAACACTGTGCTCCCCCGAGTCTGATGAAAAGCCACAAACCAAGTAGCAGGCCTCGATGTCTACCTTTGTTGTAGTGTTCGTGTTACATATTAATTACATCACGGGAAGCGTGGACGCAACGCTATGTTGACCACACATATTGGGTTCTACTCGATTGCAATGgaaaaccagccaatcagagtTGAGTTGTGGTGACTCCATCCGAATGGGTACTAATGAAAAATGGGCTTTTGGGTGAATCAAAGTAAAAATTAGACACCTCCACGTGAATTTTTTCCACcatctttaaaatgtaactttaaATACATAAGCACAGACCAATCTTTTCTGTTCTCTGAAGCATCGTCTAATtggcagggtgtgtgtgtgtgtgtgtgtgtgtttcagaagTCACAGTTGGCCTGCAGACTGACAGGCTATGTAGAGCGAGTGAACTGCAGCCAGTCCAGCAGAGAGGAGTACAAAAGGTGAGTCTGGGTCCTGATTAACCAGACAGGCGACATGTATCATTCAAAATCATGATGAATGCAAGCAACAGGTGGGAGGACTAAAATCTGAGCAGGTGATCATTCTAAATTAAAGGAAATACTCTAATGGATGacagcaaacaaacaataaaggtCGCCAACCTTCAATATCAAAAGAGCCATTTTAGCCCCTCCGACCAAATAGTGGGAGGAAAACAAAGCAGTGAGTGTGGTAACAAACAGACGGATGTAATCCGGAGAGGataaaacatatacttttaatATAAGAATAATAAGATGTTCTAATAATAAGAAgagcttttttactttttaagaaCTATTTAACAAAAGCTTTCAAGAggtgaaaaaaataacactggCATGTGCAGGCATACCTTTAAACAAAACCtaaatttaacctcctaagacccgaactcttccacggcatgcatttttaatttctctttgatatttgggcatattgggacccaatgaatgtaaaaacaaagaattaccagattttttttttttacctgatttttgtttctatgaaaaatgagagccacatatgaggatattcatttaaaatttcgatagaacagtagcagtataatgtcctcttACAGTggtatgcaaaagtttgggaacccttgataattttcatgtttttccttcATAAATCATTGTTTGGATCagcaatttcatttaaatatatcatatagcagacaaacacaatgatatttgagaagtgaaatgacgTTTATAGGATTTACAGAAAGGGTGCAATAGTTACTTAAACTAAAttaggcaggtgcataaatttgggcacccctgttgttttattgatttgaaTACCTTTAGCACTAATTATTGAAACATAAAATTTGTTTGGTAAGCTCATTGACCCTTGACCATACCTACATACACAGGTAAATCCAGTCATGAGGAAGGGTATTTAGGGTGGACAATTGCaagtttttctcctctttgcatCTTCTCTCGAGAGTGGCTACATGGGAGcctcaaaacaactctcaaatgacctgaaaacaaagattgttcaacatcatggtttaggggaagTATACAAAAAGCTATCTAGGAGATTTCAGCTGTCAGTTTCCAATGTGAGGAACATAGTGAAgaaatggaagaccacagggACAGTTCTAGTTAAGGCCGGAAGTAACAGGTCAAGGAAAATCTTAGATAAGCAGAGGCAAAGGATGTTGAGAACAGTCATAGTCAACCCACAGACCAGCTCCAAAGACCTGTAACATCATCTTGCTGCAGATGGTTCAACTATTCAGCGCACTTTGCACAAGGAGATGCTATAAGGGAGAGTAAAGCAGAAGAAGCCTTTTCTGCGCACATGCCACAAACAGAGTCGCTTGAGGTATGAttaagcacatttggacaagccagcttcattttggaataaggtgctgtggactgatgaaactaaaattgagttatttgggcataacaagaGGCAGTATGCATGGTGGAAacagaacacagcattccaagagAAACACTTGCTAGCCACAGTAAAATCTGGTGGcggttccatcatgctgtggggctgtgtgacCAGTGCAGGTATTGGGAATCTTGTTAAAGTTGAGGGTCGCATGGATTCCAGTCAATATCAGCAGATTCTTGAGAACAATGTTcaagaatcagtgacaaagttGAAGTTGCACCATGGCTGGATATTTCAACAAGACAATGACCctaaacactgctcaaaatctactaaggcattcatgcagaggaacaagtacaacattgtggaatggccatctcaatccccagacctgaatattattgaaacTCTGTGGTGTGACTTAAAGCGGACTGTTCATGCTCAGAAACCATCTGACTGAACTGAAGATATTTTGTAAAGACGAaaggtccaaaataccttcaaccagAATTCAGACTCTCATTGGAAGCTATAAGAAGTATTTAGAGGCgttatttctgcaaaaggaggatctactaaatattgatgtAATTTTTCTGTTggggtgcccaaatttatgcacctgcctaaTTTAGTTTAAGTAACTATTGCACCCTTTCTGTAAATCctataaacttcatttcacttctcaaatatcattgTGTTCATctgctatatgatatatttaaattaaattgctgaTCCAAACAACCaaaggaaaaacatgaaaattatcaggggtgcccaaacttttgcataccACTGTAAGTGGATATCAAGCCCTTGTAGAACAAAATTGACTATTTTGTTCTAAATAAGCCAAAATGTgacatccacatatgtggacactaGGTCCTCGGAGGTTAAAGGTCTATTTCAGTTCACACCTTGTGGAAAATTAATCAAATACAACATTGCCCACTTTCAAATGATTAAAACGTAACAGTGGCccaataattaaaaaagaagaagaaggatcttgaaaactgtgtgtttaattatgacttcagtccattttaatatgctgccatcttgtttttgtttcttttgtttgtttgtttttcattaagCTACAAACAGTAATCAACCCTCCAGCCCtgaacataaaataaaagctcAGGGTGGAAAAAATAGATATTTATTGCATGTTAAATGATACTGTTCTCACTTTTTTAGTGTGATTTCTGTTTCTGAACATCACTGCAGAATGTCTCAATATCAGGGCTGTAAGAAGTCACCTTTATTCATGCAGGACTTGTCATCAGTCaagaaagtgtgtgtttggactacaggttttgtttttgtttttctttttaacatgaactacatatttaaaaaacaaaacaaaacatgtagtCCTACACATAGGTATGTGGATCCAAAGATGGACAGGACTCTGAAACATGGAGAGAAATTTGTCTCAATAGGGTTGCAAATGCgtaaaatatgattttaaaagttatgataaaaaaaaatcaaacatgatgtttttttctgaataaaacagtggtatttacaGTGGGAAGAAATGGTATAAACTGAATTTTCAAaagacagcgctagcaaacactctccgcttgcaagaaaaaaaaagaaaaaacactccttccctattggtgttaaaGTACGGAGCTCCGCAAGCgacattggagaaaaaaaatgtcccaAAAGTTTTGCAAGATCTCGCAAAATGTTATCTTTTCCTCAGTGTCCTTTGCGGGGCTCTGTATTAAGGTGTACCATGCcgaccaacaaaaaaaaattatatagcAACATGTGGCACATGGTTTGTTTAAGAAGAGGGGGGACTTTTAGGAGTGACCctggtgagagagagagatcgtGTGAGCGAAAGAAAAAGAGTAGTGAGTTTTGAGATGGAAGAGATTTGTGAAGTTTaccgtgtttggagtgtgtagttggtgtgttgtcttgtgcagttagtgtgtagtgtagtcgatagttttgttttgtgtgtcagaacaatgagacgactgctgaatgtcacagttgctgcaaaaaagccaccaaaggcagactgcagtgtaaacgctgtctgCCTTTGGTGGAAAAAGGCAGACAGCAACATGAGTGATACACCTCTTGTTGTCAGACCTGCAGAGTTTTGGcatgtggtgttctcctctgtcttaatttggacagaaaatattttttggattggtacaaataatttgtgtgcctttttatttgatgcagaacacctgattgttctgttaatagttttaaatggttatataaaaactgcctgaggccttggctgcatttttaggtaaatagctgcatataactttgttgtttccaAAACCtgtgcataatttttaaaaaattacaatttcTATTGTTACGACTATTTGCATTtccaagttatgaaaatgattcattgaacattcttttttggtttttacagtgaaaaatataactttttttttctactctgatcTTTTTTGTCTTAATTTAGATCAATCGTGCTattacagtatgtcaaaatgaaataactgtaaattcagacatttgaaattgtgctgaaaagaatgattcCAAACAAGACAAATCAAAAATAGTCAAAAATGGACAATTATACCCTAGACCCCTGCACCTCAGCCATAGATTAATAGTCACTACAGGAACTGACGTTATTACAATGAATGTACTAATTTTTCTTCCTCCTACTCAGCTGCCGCTCTGTTCTCATGGAAGAACATCTGTTCTGGAAGTTTGAGGCGGCCATGTTGGCTCTGACAACCCTCTTCGCCGTCCTCGTTGTCATCCGCCAGCGACGACTTGACCGCCTTGCCTCTGAGAAGGTCCGTCGCCAGATTGAGTCCATCTAGGATACCTGGACCAGAACTAGGACTGTAGTGGTGTCTTAACAGTAGAGGGCAAATGGAACTGCAGAGACTGTTTTCACACTTAACTTtaaatttgaaacaaatataGGAAACAGAAAGTCTTGGCACAGAAACAAGGATGACTGACATGCCCTGCCCTAAGAAATATGATAAACAGGAACCAGTCAAGTCAAGGGGTGGAGTCATGTCCATGACATCATTAGAATTAATGACATTAGAGAAGATGGATGGCGGTTATTgtttctgcttcctgtttccAATGCCATGGTAACCAGCAGCTctcgccttttttttttttttttttttttgggttgtttttccttttttctggtTGTTTGGTTCTTTGCTAAAACTTTTGGATCAATAAAGTTAGaggatgggaattgataagaattttGCTATTCTGATTCCAATATTAATATCACTTATCAATTcgttcccttatcgattccttTATCCATTCTCTTTGGCTCCACTTTGTgagtcaccaccatctctaagcagcatatcaaagacacTGCAGTCACCCAAAATTATTACATGCTCAGATGtcaaatgtgtgtgcatgttggaGGTGTTTCCTCTCATTGTTTTGATCAGTGTTAGGGTCAATACCCAGAGTCATTCTTGCTCATATTACA from Pelmatolapia mariae isolate MD_Pm_ZW linkage group LG22, Pm_UMD_F_2, whole genome shotgun sequence harbors:
- the jtb gene encoding protein JTB isoform X1, with product MEGDCRIPVACCRPRVLVLHALFWGLVSLRVFGAALLSEEKSIGTVTAVKPEAAPCWLLEEFVVTEACVRCSDFNTKSQLACRLTGYVERVNCSQSSREEYKSCRSVLMEEHLFWKFEAAMLALTTLFAVLVVIRQRRLDRLASEKVRRQIESI
- the jtb gene encoding protein JTB isoform X2, with amino-acid sequence MEGDCRIPVACCRPRVLVLHALFWGLVSLRVFGAALLSEEKSIGTVTVKPEAAPCWLLEEFVVTEACVRCSDFNTKSQLACRLTGYVERVNCSQSSREEYKSCRSVLMEEHLFWKFEAAMLALTTLFAVLVVIRQRRLDRLASEKVRRQIESI